One Fusobacterium varium genomic window, TAACTCCTCCTGTTTCATCTGCACCTATTGAGTAAAGATAATCAAACCATCTTTTTATTACATCTATATCCAACATACTTCCACCTCCATCTTAGTAGGTGTATATTATATCATAAACTTCTAATAATGGAGAAAAGATATTTATCTATTTTACAATAACAAAATAACTCCAGCAAAAATCACTGGAGTTACTTGAAAATTTATTTGTTTTTTCTACCAACACTATTTGACAAAGAGCCAAATAAAACTACACCCTCTATCTTAGTTATTTAAGATTTTGGATGTAGCATATAAACAGATTACTAAAATTAATTATATTGAATTTTTCTTTTTTTATAAGTTTCAATAAATTCTAAAACAAAAGCTCCCATTATTCCAAATACAATTCCAAAAATAGAGACACCTAATAAGATAAATTTTGCTTTACTACTTGAATCGACAGCATAAATTGAGGATTTTTCTTTAATAATATTATTTAAGATAAGATTAAAATTATTTTCATCTTTTAATGTATCAAATCCTACTAATAAATTAGATGTATTAGTATAAATATCTGTAATTTTATTTTTTTCGATTACTAAAGTTGGATTAATAAATTTTATAAGTTCTCCTAAGTCTGTTTTATCAGATATCATATTTGAATGAGTAATTAAAATATTTTCTATTTGTTTTTCTATTTTAGCTAATTCATTTTTAGATTTTTCATTTTCAGATTTAATAGTAGAATATTTTTCATCTATATTCTTCACTATATCATTTTCTATTTCATCTTTTAAAATTAAAAGATAAGTATTTATAATCTCTTTTTGAAGTAATTCATTTCTTTTCATTTCAACTTCTAAAGTATAGCTGTTTAATTTTTCATCAAAATTTATTTTTATAATCTCTTGTAAAAATTTTACTTTAGAATAATCATCTTTAGGAGAAGTCTCTTTATACATCTCTTCTAATTCTTTTATACTGAATAATTTATTAATATATTTGTCATTAAGTAAAATATTATTAGGATTTATTTTATTTAAAACTATCTTTGATTTATTAAAAAAATAATCTTTTTCAGCATAAGAATAATCAATAGAAAACTTCTTAGCTAAAATAAATGGTTTTACACTTCTATAATATAATGCTCCTCCAAGTCCAATAATAGTAAATAGGACAAAAGATATTATTATAAAAAATTTTCTTTTAACTAAAATATCTATTATCTCAAAAAGATCAATTTCATCATCTTCTATATAAGTTCTCTCTTGTAACTCATTCATTTGTTTTATTCTCCCCTTTTTCTATAAAATAATTTTTTTACAAAAATACCTAATATTACTATGTATAAGAATACTACTTTTTTCATATCTTGTCAATAAAATATTGATTTAATTGATTCTTTTAATATAATTTATCAAAAATTTTTCTTGATTTTGTAAAAAAATAATGAGACAAGTAAATTTTAATTATAAAATCAAATTATTACACTAATAATTAATGAATTATTTACCTATCTCATATATACCTATTTTAATTGTTATCTTGCTCTTTTTTTAATACTTTAGATTGTACAAACTTTACTGTATCTTTTGGTTCTATCTCTTTTGTTTCCTTACTATTAAATACACCTATCTTCTTTTTCTTTCTCTTTTGTAAAATAAAGTTCCCCTTATTTTTAAACTTTATCTCTTCATCCATTGCCACTATATCACCTATAAGATCAAAAAAAGTTTCTACTTCTTCTCTTGCCTCTTGAAAAGTTAATTCTTCATTATCTCTTTCTTTTCTTAATCTTTTATAATAGTTGACAAACTCCTTTGTATTCAAGTTTATCCCTCCATTTCTGGATTCTCTAATTTTTCCAACATCTTCTCTCTAGGACGAAATTTTATAACTTTCTTATCTTCAGTTGTTATTATCTCCTTTGTTGAAATATTAAATACTCTCTTTGATTTTAATAGTTTCTTTTCAAAGATTCCCCAATCTTTAATTATAAGTTTTTCATCTGTATCTAAAGCATAGAAAATAGAATCCCAAAGAGTTTCAAAACTCTCCTTTGCTTCTCTCATACTTTTTAAATTTCTTCTTTCTTTATATAATAATAGAAATTCTTTCTCTGTCATGATTTTTACCTTCTAATTTTTTTTAAATTAAAATAATATTGAAATAAATAACTATAAATTATTTTTATTTCACTAAAATACAAAACACAAAGTAAAACTAATAACAAAGTTCCAAATATAATATTTAAAATAATTTTATTACAAAATGATAAATATAAACTATAAACAAAAATTAAAATTGAAATACAATAAAGTCTTTGTAATTTAAAATTGTAATCTATTAATTTTTTTGCAAAATAAGTTCTCATAGAAAAAAATAAAATATATGCAATTCCTGTAGAAATAGCTGCACCTTTAGCTCCAAACTTATGAACTAATATCAAATTTCCAATAATATTAAAAGTTGAAACTATTACTGAAATTATTATATGATATTTTGTCTTTTTACTAAAATTTATACCTAAAACTGTTGTTTCTGAAATAGAATACATTATGGGCATAAATACTAAACACGGCATAATCATTGATGCTAAATAATAATTTTTTCCAAGTAATAAAATTATTAAATTCTTACTCATTAAAACAACTATAGCTAACAACAACATTATAAAAGAAATTCCATTAAAAACTTGTTGAAAAAATAGTTTATTTTCAGGCTCTTTACTAAACTTCTCATATGCAACTGGAATCCAAAACATAGTAAAACCAGTTTGAACAACATTTATTAAGGCTATTATTTTAAATGCTCCGGCATATAATCCTAATTCAGTTAAACTTGAAAACATTTTTATTGCTATCTTATCAGCTGATTGAAATATCCAGCTTAATGACATAGTTATTACAAGAGGATAACCATATTTAAATAATTCTTTTGTATTTATACTTAATTTTTCTTTTGTATTTCTTAACCATATTTCTTTTTCAAAAATTATAGATAATAAAGTAACAATTATAATGGAAAATACACTAGCTAGAACTAATATTCTATAAGAATTTCCATATATTTTATAAATTATTATAATAGAAATAAAATTAAATACTTGTTGTAAAATTTGTAATAATGAATATTTTAAACCTTTTTTATTCATTCTTACAACTAAAAAAGAAAAAGTATTTATTATATAAAAAAATAAATTTATCGTTAAAGCTATCATCATTTTAATATCTACTTCTTGAAAAATAAAATTACTTATCTGATTTTGAAAAATAACTCCTATAAAAAGTAGTATGATAAAAAATATTAATGGATATTTTATAGAAGTATACAATAATAAAAATTTATTTTTTTCTTCATAATAATATCTTATAAATCCTTGATCAAATCCTAGAAGAACAACTAATAAAGATAAATTAATTATTAAATTAAATAAAGAAAATATTCCATATTGATCTGGAGTTATTATTCTTGTAATTATTGGAACAGTAAAAAATCCAATAATTAAACTTACATATCCACCAATAGAAAATGATATAAAACTTTTTATCAAATTGCTTTTCATTTAATTTTCACCCTAATTAATTTTTCATTCATTTTTTTTATTGTTTGTTTTAAACCAATTATATATAAATTCTTTATTAATTTATATAATATATTTTTTGTCAATATATCTGTTTTTTTCTGCCCATGATTATTTAAAAACTTTCTTTCAAACTCTTCAAATTTCTTTTCTTTTTCTGTATGCCAAGAACCTGAAAAATGATGAATCGTATAAGTATTTTCTGTGCATTCTATTTTCCCTGTTTCATAACTTTTAGGACAAAAAATATCTTTTGGATATAAAGTAAATCCTTTTACTGTTTGCTTTTGATTATTTAATTTTAAACCATGACTAAGACAAATATTAGTTATTGATGTAACATTTGTGGTTAAGTCCATATCTCCATTTTGTTTTATAAAAGTCCTATTATTATAATCATATAACAATTCTTTAAATAAAGGAAAATCTTTTTCACAAGCCATAATCCCCGTTGGAATTGCATCCTCTCTTTCAAATCCTGAAAATGCTTTATTTCCTAAAAAAATATCTAAGTTTTTAAGGACTTCTACATCTGTATCCATATATATTCCACCTTGAGTTATCATAGCATAAAGTCTTACATAATCTGTTATAAACGCCCATTTTTTACATTCATATGCTTCTTTTACATATCTATTACAATTTAAGTCAAAATTTTTCTCATTCCATTCTATAATCTCATAATCTGGACAATATTTTTTCCAAGATTCTATACATTTTATTGCTAATTCTGGTAAAGGATTTCCTCCAAACCAACAATAATGAATTTTTTTAGGTATCATAATCTTTCCTTTCTTTATTTTCTTATATAAATATTAGATTTATTGCTAATTTTTTTTGCTGGAATACCACCTATTCTAATATTAGATTCAAATGAAGAGTTTACAACACTATTTGCTCCTATCATAACATTATCACCTATATTAATTTTTCCAAATATCTTTACACCTTGATGAATATCACACCATTCTCCTATTCTAGCCTCAGGATTAACTATAATCAGACCAAAATGATTTATACGTAACCCTCCTAAAAATACATTGATTGGAATTTATAACCCTAGTTTCAAACTATATTTTTTATGCAAAAATGAATAAAATTTTTTCATAAAAAAATTATTTGTACAATTATTATAAAATTCATATTTTCTTAAGATAATTTCAAATTTCCAAATTTCATCTCCAAAAATACTTGGAAATTTTTTAGTTATTCCAAGCGCTTTTTTATCCATTGCTAAATATTTTTTTTAATCTTCTTTATTTTTTATCATTTAATCTTTATTTCTCCTTATTCTATTTGAATAATAACAAAAAGTTAATATAGCTATTATTGCATATATTCCTGTTGCTTCTGTTAACCATGTTATACAAATAACAACAATTGTATAAAAAAAATAAATAAAGTTTTTATTATTTTTATTATTATAACAACAATAAAAATAAATTAAAGCTAAAACCATTGTAGTTATAATTCCTGTTTCATATAGGTGATGTAATATTTGATTATGGGCACTTAAATTTTCTAAAACTTCTTTATCAGGATAAATTGCCTTTATTTGAAAATAGTTTGTATCAATATTCATACC contains:
- a CDS encoding HU family DNA-binding protein, translating into MNTKEFVNYYKRLRKERDNEELTFQEAREEVETFFDLIGDIVAMDEEIKFKNKGNFILQKRKKKKIGVFNSKETKEIEPKDTVKFVQSKVLKKEQDNN
- a CDS encoding HU family DNA-binding protein; its protein translation is MTEKEFLLLYKERRNLKSMREAKESFETLWDSIFYALDTDEKLIIKDWGIFEKKLLKSKRVFNISTKEIITTEDKKVIKFRPREKMLEKLENPEMEG
- a CDS encoding oligosaccharide flippase family protein, which gives rise to MKSNLIKSFISFSIGGYVSLIIGFFTVPIITRIITPDQYGIFSLFNLIINLSLLVVLLGFDQGFIRYYYEEKNKFLLLYTSIKYPLIFFIILLFIGVIFQNQISNFIFQEVDIKMMIALTINLFFYIINTFSFLVVRMNKKGLKYSLLQILQQVFNFISIIIIYKIYGNSYRILVLASVFSIIIVTLLSIIFEKEIWLRNTKEKLSINTKELFKYGYPLVITMSLSWIFQSADKIAIKMFSSLTELGLYAGAFKIIALINVVQTGFTMFWIPVAYEKFSKEPENKLFFQQVFNGISFIMLLLAIVVLMSKNLIILLLGKNYYLASMIMPCLVFMPIMYSISETTVLGINFSKKTKYHIIISVIVSTFNIIGNLILVHKFGAKGAAISTGIAYILFFSMRTYFAKKLIDYNFKLQRLYCISILIFVYSLYLSFCNKIILNIIFGTLLLVLLCVLYFSEIKIIYSYLFQYYFNLKKIRR
- a CDS encoding glycosyl transferase; the encoded protein is MIPKKIHYCWFGGNPLPELAIKCIESWKKYCPDYEIIEWNEKNFDLNCNRYVKEAYECKKWAFITDYVRLYAMITQGGIYMDTDVEVLKNLDIFLGNKAFSGFEREDAIPTGIMACEKDFPLFKELLYDYNNRTFIKQNGDMDLTTNVTSITNICLSHGLKLNNQKQTVKGFTLYPKDIFCPKSYETGKIECTENTYTIHHFSGSWHTEKEKKFEEFERKFLNNHGQKKTDILTKNILYKLIKNLYIIGLKQTIKKMNEKLIRVKIK